The genomic DNA GAGAGATCCGGGACATCACTGACGTGGACCCAGCGGATCGGGCGATCGAATCCGGTCGCGCAGAGAATCTCGGGTTCGCCCTGCTGGATGACCGGCAGGGCGACGATCTCGGCGACGGTCGGCATTTACAAAGTGTAAATCCACATCCGGAACCTGATACAGATTGTCGGCCGATTCGGAGGTCGCCCCGGGGCAAGCTGAGTGCACACCCAGTACCGACCAGGAAGGCCTACTTCGACGATGACCACCTCGCAGACCATCTCGCACTGGATCAACAACGACGTCTTCACCGGATCCTCGGGACAGTCGGCACCGGTCACCAACCCGGCCACCGGCCAGGTCACCGGACAGGTGGCACTGGCCAGCGTCGAGGACGCCCAGACCGTCATCAACGCCGCGGCAGCCGCCTTCCCGGCCTGGCGCGACACCTCGATCACCAAGCGCGTGCAGACGCTGTTCGCCTTCCGCGAGCTGCTCAACGCCCGCCGCGGAGAGCTGGCCGCGATCATCACCGCCGAGCACGGCAAGGTGCTCTCCGACGCCATGGGCGAGGTCGCCCGCGGTATCGAGGTCGTCGAATTCGCCTGCGGCATCCCGCATCTGCTCAAGGGCGGCTACGCCGAGAACGCCTCCACCAACGTCGACGTCTACAACATCCGGCAGGCCCTGGGCCCGGTCGCCATAATCGCGCCGTTCAACTTCCCGGCCATGGTGCCGATGTGGTTCTTCCCCATCGCCATCGCCGCCGGCAACACCGTCGTCGTCAAGCCGTCCGAGAAGGACCCGTCGTCGTCGCTGTGGATGGCCGAACTGTGGAAGGAAGCCGGCCTGCCCGACGGTGTCTTCAACGTCCTGCAGGGCGACAAGACCGCCGTCGACGAGCTGCTGACCAACCCCGCCATCAAGGCCGTCTCGTTCGTCGGCTCCACCCCGATCGCGCAGTACGTCTACCGGACCGCCACCGCCTCCGGCAAGCGCGTGCAGGCCCTCGGCGGCGCCAAGAACCACGCCGTGATCCTGCCCGACGCCGACCTGGACCTGGCCGCCGACAGCATGGTCAACGCCGGCTTCGGTTCCGCCGGTGAGCGCTGCATGGCCATCTCGGCCTGCGTCGCGGTCGGTCCGATCGCCGACGACCTGGTCGCCAAGATCGTCGAGCGCGCCGCCGCCATCAAGACCGGTGACGGCGCCAAGGGCTCGGACATGGGCCCACTCATCACCAAGGTGCACCGCGACAAGGTGGCGTCCTACATCGACGCGGGCGAGGCCGAAGGCGCCAAGGTCGTGCTCGACGGCCGCAATGTCACGGTCGAGGGTGCCGAGAACGGCTTCTGGCTGGGCCCGACCCTGCTCGACAACGTCACCCCCGAGATGAGCGTCTACACCGATGAGATCTTCGGCCCGGTGCTGTCGGTCGTCCGCGTCGAAACCTACGACGAGGCACTGGAACTGATCAACAACAACCCGTACGGCAACGGCACCGCGATCTTCACCAACGACGGTGGCGCGGCCCGGCGGTTCCAGAACGAGGTCGAGGTCGGCATGGTCGGCATCAACGTCCCCATCCCGGTTCCCATGGCGTTCTTCAGCTTCGGCGGCTGGAAGGCGTCGCTGTTCGGCGACACCCACGCCTACGGACCCGAGGGTGTGCAGTTCTTCACGCGCGCCAAGGCCGTCACCCAGCGCTGGGCCGACCCCAGCCACGGCGGCATCAACCTGGGCTTCCCTGAGAACAACTGATCACG from Mycolicibacterium phocaicum includes the following:
- a CDS encoding CoA-acylating methylmalonate-semialdehyde dehydrogenase; its protein translation is MTTSQTISHWINNDVFTGSSGQSAPVTNPATGQVTGQVALASVEDAQTVINAAAAAFPAWRDTSITKRVQTLFAFRELLNARRGELAAIITAEHGKVLSDAMGEVARGIEVVEFACGIPHLLKGGYAENASTNVDVYNIRQALGPVAIIAPFNFPAMVPMWFFPIAIAAGNTVVVKPSEKDPSSSLWMAELWKEAGLPDGVFNVLQGDKTAVDELLTNPAIKAVSFVGSTPIAQYVYRTATASGKRVQALGGAKNHAVILPDADLDLAADSMVNAGFGSAGERCMAISACVAVGPIADDLVAKIVERAAAIKTGDGAKGSDMGPLITKVHRDKVASYIDAGEAEGAKVVLDGRNVTVEGAENGFWLGPTLLDNVTPEMSVYTDEIFGPVLSVVRVETYDEALELINNNPYGNGTAIFTNDGGAARRFQNEVEVGMVGINVPIPVPMAFFSFGGWKASLFGDTHAYGPEGVQFFTRAKAVTQRWADPSHGGINLGFPENN